The sequence below is a genomic window from Nocardia fluminea.
CGTCGTCGTAGGCCGCGTCGCGAGCCTGCTCGAGCAGCGGGGCCGGATCGGCGATGCCACGGGTGAGGCCGCCGAGGCGGACATCGTCGCCGCCCGCGTTCACCGCGGCGGCCACCGTTTCGGCGGGGTCGGTGCCGGTGCCTTCACGCAGCGACACACTGAGACCGGTCGACGCCAGGTAGCCCACGATTTCGTTGCGCCCGTTGTCGGTGTAGACGGTCTCGGTGCGCACACTCAGGCCACTGGTCGCCATGTCCGCGTCGCTCACGCCCGCGGTGCGCAGCGCCGCGACGACCGCGCTCACCCGGTCACCGGCACGCCCGTAGGCCCCCGCGACGGTGCCTGCTCGCGATTCCACCGACAACGTCAACCGGAT
It includes:
- a CDS encoding SIMPL domain-containing protein; protein product: MSKKSWQASTTTFGRGVVRVVPDLIRLTLSVESRAGTVAGAYGRAGDRVSAVVAALRTAGVSDADMATSGLSVRTETVYTDNGRNEIVGYLASTGLSVSLREGTGTDPAETVAAAVNAGGDDVRLGGLTRGIADPAPLLEQARDAAYDDAKAKAEQYATRAGVRLGAVLQITEDTSAPSSRAYDISAEMDSSPMLMARASSPVPVVPGETEVGASVRVTWALD